One Glycine soja cultivar W05 chromosome 2, ASM419377v2, whole genome shotgun sequence genomic region harbors:
- the LOC114389596 gene encoding auxin-induced protein 22D — MENSLGKYGKELNLEATELRLGLPGSDEPEKRSAVRSNKRSSPEASEEECISKGNMNSSDGSDITSDDQDNVVPPAKAQVVGWPPVRSYRKNSLQQKKEEQAEGAGMYVKVSMEGAPYLRKIDLKVYKSYPELLKALENMFKCTFGQYSEREGYNGSEYAPTYEDKDGDWMLVGDVPWNMFVSSCKRLRIMKGSEAKGLGCF, encoded by the exons ATGGAGAATTCATTGGGAAAGTACGGAAAAGAGCTTAATCTCGAGGCTACAGAGTTGAGGTTGGGGTTGCCTGGAAGCGATGAGCCTGAGAAACGTTCTGCTGTTAGAAGCAACAAGAGATCTTCACCAGAAGCAAGTGAAGAAGAGTGCATAAGCAAGGGCAACATGAATTCTTCTGATGGTTCTGATATCACAAGTGATGACCAAGACAACGTTGTGCCACCTGCAAA GGCACAAGTAGTGGGATGGCCACCGGTTCGATCATATAGGAAGAATAGTCTacaacaaaagaaagaagaacAGGCTGAAGGGGCTGGGATGTACGTGAAAGTTAGCATGGAAGGTGCACCTTACTTGAGGAAGATAGATCTAAAGGTTTACAAGAGCTACCCAGAACTCCTCAAGGCCTTGGAAAACATGTTCAAGTGCACATTTG GTCAATATTCGGAAAGGGAAGGGTATAATGGATCTGAATATGCTCCAACTTATGAAGACAAGGATGGGGATTGGATGCTGGTTGGAGATGTTCCATGGAA CATGTTTGTGTCATCCTGCAAGAGGCTGAGAATTATGAAAGGATCAGAAGCAAAGGGGTTGGGTTGTTTTTGA